The proteins below come from a single Corylus avellana chromosome ca3, CavTom2PMs-1.0 genomic window:
- the LOC132175640 gene encoding uncharacterized protein LOC132175640 — protein MATFQNGGNGNILQHSNPLKPLKPHSHSLSNPLSLFSQTPDPKLTITGPSKLSGHVPISGSKNSALSILAATLCCSGTSKLTNVPNVSDTRIMASILSSLGAQIEVCDDEFLVNTDGVRSVEPSSDGIRKIRAGFFVIGPLLARFGEATVALPGGCDIGARPVDLHIRGLRALGAVVELRDGKVQAHAANGRGLVGGRFQLDYPSVGATETLMMAACMADGVTVLSNVAQEPEVLDLARFLTDSGACVEGAGSNKLVIKGKCQMHGCECPISPDRIEAGTFMLAAAISRSCISMSPVIPCHLKCLIDKLSLAGCKVRQCNHETFEISAASTDVIEDLRAFDFKTGPFPGFPTDLQPQTMALLTTCSGSSTVEEFVFEKRMGHVKELLKLGARIQLCGSTALVFGKEKGSRLRGSRLVATDLRGGMSLVLAGLAAEGTTEITGTAHIDRGYESFEKKLQFLGADVKRSIPLACQMA, from the exons ATGGCAACGTTCCAGAATGGCGGCAATGGCAACATTCTTCAACACTCCAACCCCCTTAAACCCCTGAAACCCCATTCCCACTCACTCTCAAACccactctctcttttctcccAAACCCCAGACCCCAAACTCACCATCACCGGACCTTCCAAGCTCTCCGGCCACGTCCCCATAAGCGGCTCCAAGAACTCCGCATTGTCGATTCTCGCCGCCACCCTTTGCTGCTCGGGCACTTCCAAGCTTACCAACGTACCAAATGTCTCCGATACTCGAATAATGGCTTCGATTTTGAGCTCATTGGGCGCCCAAATCGAAGTCTGTGACGACGAGTTCTTGGTTAACACTGACGGGGTCCGGTCCGTGGAGCCTAGCTCGGATGGGATTCGGAAGATTAGAGCTGGGTTCTTTGTTATTGGACCGTTGCTGGCACGGTTCGGCGAGGCCACCGTCGCGTTGCCCGGCGGGTGCGACATCGGGGCTCGTCCGGTGGACTTGCACATTCGTGGGCTTCGCGCTCTTGGTGCCGTTGTGGAATTGAG GGATGGGAAAGTTCAAGCACATGCTGCAAATGGCAGAGGATTGGTAGGGGGGCGATTCCAACTTGATTATCCCAGTGTTGGGGCAACTGAAACTCTTATGATGGCTGCATGTATGGCTGATGGAGTGACTGTACTCTCAAATGTTGCCCAA GAACCCGAAGTGCTTGATCTTGCTCGTTTTCTTACTGACAGTGGGGCATGTGTGGAAGGAGCTGGAAGTAACAAACTTGTTATCAAGGGAAAGTGTCAAATGCATGGTTGTGAATGTCCTATTTCACCTGACCGCATTGAAGCAGGCACCTTTATGCTTGCTGCTGCAATTAGTCGCTCTTGCATCTCAATGTCACCTGTCATTCCTTGCCATCTAAAATGTTTGATAGACAAACTTTCACTCGCTGGTTGCAAAGTCAGACAGTGCAACCATGAAACTTTTGAG ATTTCAGCTGCCTCTACAGATGTCATTGAAGATTTGCGAGCTTTTGATTTTAAGACAGGGCCATTTCCTGGGTTTCCTACAGATCTCCAACCTCAAACAATGGCTTTACTCACCACATGCAGTGGTTCTAGTACCGTGGAGGAATTTGTCTTTGAGAAACGTATGGGTCATG TAAAAGAACTGCTTAAGCTTGGGGCAAGAATTCAGCTTTGTGGGAGCACTGCTCTAGTTTTTGGGAAAGAGAAAGGGAG CCGATTGCGTGGTTCTCGGCTTGTTGCAACTGATTTAAGAGGTGGGATGTCACTGGTATTAGCAGGATTGGCAGCAGAAGGAACTACAGAGATAACTGGCACTGCTCATATTGACAGGGGTTATGAGAGTTTCGAGAAGAAGCTTCAGTTTCTAGGAGCTGATGTCAAAAGATCAATCCCCCTTGCCTGTCAAATGGCTTAG
- the LOC132176542 gene encoding anther-specific protein LAT52-like, protein MAQALAVAALFATIFCLSISPSLAHNSDTFSVEGKVYCDTCQVMFETKISEPIAGATVRLECRKRFGGGLTFSVEGVTDKNGNYSLHVEGDHEEEICTLLPIKSSRPDCNEQMANYGKIVVSLTSNSGVSSNVRYANPLGFTIKEALPDCVKVLTDMGFFPSHD, encoded by the exons ATGGCGCAGGCTCTTGCGGTTGCCGCCCTCTTTGCCACCATCTTTTGCCTCTCAATATCCCCCAGCCTTGCACATAACTCCGACACATTCTCTGTTGAAGGAAAGGTGTACTGCGACACATGCCAGGTCATGTTTGAGACCAAGATTAGCGAGCCCATTGCAG GTGCTACGGTTCGCTTGGAATGCAGAAAGCGTTTCGGCGGCGGCTTGACATTCTCGGTTGAGGGTGTGACCGACAAGAATGGAAACTATAGTCTTCATGTGGAAGGAGATCATGAGGAAGAGATATGTACCCTTTTGCCCATCAAGAGCTCTAGGCCTGACTGCAATGAACAAATGGCTAATTATGGGAAAATAGTAGTTTCTCTTACCAGCAACTCCGGTGTATCCTCCAATGTTCGCTACGCCAACCCCCTTGGGTTCACGATTAAGGAAGCTCTCCCCGACTGCGTTAAAGTTCTTACTGACATGGGTTTCTTCCCTTCTCATGATTAA
- the LOC132174460 gene encoding anther-specific protein LAT52-like, with product FSVEGKVYCDTCQVMFETKISEPIAGATVRLECRKRFGGGLTFSVEGVTDKNGNYSLHVEGDHEEEICTLLPIKSSRPDCNEQMANYGKIVVSLTSNSGVSSNVRYANPLGFTIKEALPDCVKVLTDMGFFPSHD from the exons TTCTCTGTTGAAGGAAAGGTGTACTGCGACACATGCCAGGTCATGTTTGAGACCAAGATTAGCGAGCCCATTGCAG GTGCTACGGTTCGCTTGGAATGCAGAAAGCGTTTCGGCGGCGGCTTGACATTCTCGGTTGAGGGTGTGACCGACAAGAATGGAAACTATAGTCTTCATGTGGAAGGAGATCATGAGGAAGAGATATGTACCCTTTTGCCCATCAAGAGCTCTAGGCCTGACTGCAATGAACAAATGGCTAATTATGGGAAAATAGTAGTTTCTCTTACCAGCAACTCCGGTGTATCCTCCAATGTTCGCTACGCCAACCCCCTTGGGTTCACGATTAAGGAAGCTCTCCCCGACTGCGTTAAAGTTCTTACTGACATGGGTTTCTTCCCTTCTCATGATTAA
- the LOC132175195 gene encoding ubiquitin-conjugating enzyme E2 36: MANSNLPKRIIKETQRLLSEPAPGISASPSEDNMRYFNVMILGPTQSPYEGGVFKLELFLPEEYPMAAPKVRFLTKIYHPNIDKLGRICLDILKDKWSPALQIRTVLLSIQALLSAPNPDDPLSENIAKHWKTNEAEAVETAKEWTRLYASGA; this comes from the exons ATGGCCAACAGTAATCTCCCCAAAAGAATCATCAAG GAAACTCAGCGTCTCCTAAGTGAACCAG CGCCAGGAATTAGTGCATCGCCGTCGGAGGACAACATGCGATATTTTAATGTAATGATTCTTGGCCCGACGCAGTCTCCATACGAAG GAGGGGTTTTCAAGTTGGAACTATTTCTTCCTGAAGAATATCCAATGGCTGCTCCCAAG GTCCGATTTCTGACCAAAATATATCATCCTAACATTGACAAG CTTGGAAGGATTTGCCTTGATATTCTGAAAGACAAATGGAGCCCTGCTCTCCAAATAAGAACTGTACTTTTGAG cATTCAAGCACTTCTGAGTGCCCCAAACCCTGACGATCCACTTTCTGAAAACATTGCCAAGCATTGGAAAACAAATGAGGCTGAAGCTGTTGAAACAG CGAAGGAGTGGACCCGTTTATATGCGAGTGGTGCCTGA